The Mesorhizobium sp. B1-1-8 genome contains a region encoding:
- a CDS encoding c-type cytochrome, whose amino-acid sequence MRAIAFLAIMPVVAFVVNPSRAQDASAGEKVFTKCKVCHIADKDQNKVGPSLNGVIGRTAGTHPGFSYSQAMIEAGKSGTKWDEATLTTYLHDPKAMVKGTKMAFPGLKSDQDVANVIAYLKQFSK is encoded by the coding sequence ATGCGCGCGATTGCGTTCTTAGCCATCATGCCTGTTGTTGCCTTCGTCGTGAATCCGTCACGGGCACAGGATGCCTCGGCGGGTGAGAAGGTCTTCACCAAATGCAAGGTGTGCCACATCGCCGACAAGGACCAGAACAAGGTTGGTCCGTCGCTGAACGGCGTTATCGGCCGCACCGCCGGCACACATCCAGGATTCAGCTATTCCCAAGCCATGATTGAGGCCGGAAAGTCCGGAACCAAATGGGATGAAGCGACGCTGACGACCTATCTCCATGATCCAAAGGCCATGGTCAAAGGAACGAAGATGGCGTTTCCAGGCCTTAAGAGCGACCAGGACGTGGCAAACGTCATCGCATACCTCAAACAGTTTTCCAAATAG
- a CDS encoding heme o synthase — protein sequence MSTHEGHLKGTSIGLSEATAADFFALLKPRVMALAVFTAFVGLMVAPGGMNPVMAVIAIGAIAAGAGAAGALNMWYDADIDALMSRTSKRPVPSGRVTPGEALGFGLVLSALSVMTLGVLVGWLAASLLAFTIFFYVVIYTMWLKRSTPQNIVIGGAAGALPPVIGWAAATGGIGIESLILFLVIFLWTPPHFWALALFKVGDYAVAGIPMMPNVAGQASTKKQILVYALLLVPVGVLPWLLGFASGFYGIASAALGGGFLWHSWKVLTAPGPEMRPAKALFAYSIFYLFALFAMLLADAIVMRAAAAN from the coding sequence ATGTCGACTCACGAAGGCCACCTCAAGGGCACCAGCATCGGCCTATCGGAAGCGACGGCAGCCGATTTCTTCGCGCTGTTGAAACCACGGGTCATGGCGCTCGCTGTTTTCACGGCTTTCGTTGGTCTCATGGTGGCGCCCGGGGGGATGAATCCGGTCATGGCCGTGATTGCGATCGGCGCGATTGCCGCTGGAGCGGGGGCGGCCGGCGCGCTGAACATGTGGTACGACGCGGACATAGATGCGTTGATGTCGCGCACGTCAAAACGGCCGGTGCCGTCTGGCCGCGTCACGCCAGGTGAGGCGCTCGGCTTTGGCCTGGTGCTTTCCGCGCTTTCGGTGATGACGCTCGGAGTGCTCGTTGGGTGGCTTGCCGCATCGCTGCTCGCGTTCACCATCTTCTTCTACGTCGTGATCTATACGATGTGGCTGAAACGCTCGACGCCCCAGAACATTGTGATAGGCGGTGCTGCGGGCGCGCTTCCACCTGTCATCGGATGGGCGGCTGCCACCGGCGGGATCGGCATCGAAAGCCTTATCCTGTTCCTGGTCATCTTTCTTTGGACGCCGCCGCATTTCTGGGCGCTGGCGCTGTTCAAGGTTGGCGATTACGCCGTGGCCGGCATCCCCATGATGCCGAATGTGGCAGGCCAGGCTTCGACGAAGAAACAGATACTTGTCTATGCGCTCTTGCTGGTACCGGTCGGCGTACTGCCCTGGCTCCTCGGATTTGCCAGCGGGTTCTACGGAATCGCCTCGGCTGCATTGGGTGGCGGCTTCCTTTGGCATAGCTGGAAGGTTCTGACCGCTCCGGGTCCGGAAATGAGACCGGCGAAGGCGCTATTTGCCTATTCGATTTTCTACCTTTTCGCGCTGTTCGCAATGCTGCTTGCCGACGCCATCGTCATGCGCGCGGCAGCTGCGAATTGA